In one Nicotiana tomentosiformis chromosome 6, ASM39032v3, whole genome shotgun sequence genomic region, the following are encoded:
- the LOC138893817 gene encoding uncharacterized protein, which translates to MEKIKIITERLKTTQSRQKSYSNIFHRDLEFKEDDWVAYMLELPPDMSLVHPVFHVSMLKKVVGDPSLIVPVETIEVNEELTYEEIPVSILDRQVRKLRNKEIASVKLLWQNQQVEEATWEAEEEMKKKYPNLFE; encoded by the exons ATGGAAAAGATTAAGATCATTACAGAACGGTTGAAAACTACTCAAagtcgtcaaaagtcctattcaaatatttttcatagggatttggagttcaaagaagatgattgg gtggcttacatgctagaactacctccagatATGTCCTTagttcacccggtgtttcatgtatccatgttgaagaaggtggttggagatccgtcgcttattgttccagttgagactattgaggttaacgaAGAATTGacgtatgaagaaattccagtttccattcttgataggcaagttcgaaagttgaggaacaaagaaattgccTCGGTGAAAttgttatggcaaaaccaacaagtcgaagaggccacctgggaggccgaggaagagatgaagaagaagtatccgaATTTATTTGAATAG
- the LOC138893816 gene encoding uncharacterized protein gives MLAQFVASQAQRSNVAPSSSSEPGDSASSRVKRFLQLDPLVFTCTDPEEDPQDFIDEMHKTLRGSPPVRWSEFADAFVDHFLLAETKAARAAEFESLKQGSMSVWEYHMRFAHLFKYAIYMLPTMEARVHRFVQGLSPLVINEAATTALNSNMNYGKMVAFTQATETHKLKNIMEHESSNKARSAGNFGGFSGGGGGGMMHLGEGH, from the exons atgttggctcagtttgtggcttctcaggcccaaagatcaaatgttgcacccagcTCTTCTAGTGAAccaggggattctgctagttccagggtgaaaaGATTTCTCCAATTGGATCCTCTAGTGTTCACAtgtactgatcctgaggaggaccctcaggacttcattgatgagatgcacaagactctccgg GGAAGCCCTCCggtgaggtggagtgagtttgccgatgctttcGTTGATCATTTCTTGCTTGCCGAGACTAAGGCTGCCCGTGCCGCCGAGTTTGAGAGCCTAAaacaaggtagcatgagtgtgtgggagtatcatatgagatttGCGCACCTGTTCAAATATGCcatctacatgttgcccactatggaggctagagtgcaccggtttgtgcagggccttagccccttagtTATTAATGAAgctgctacaactgccttgaattctaatatgaactatggtaagatggtggcattcactcaagccacagagacccacaAACTGAAGAATATAATGGAGCATGAGAGCAGcaacaaggcccggtccgcgggcaattTCGGTGGTTtttctggtggtggtggtggtggtatgatgcatttaggggagggtcattag